The genomic window GTTAAATTAATGGCTTGTAAAACGGGGTGTCCATCGACTCCTTTGGGATAGTCAATGACGCTCACACAGCCATTTCCCTGTTTAATATTCCAAAAATTAGCGGGATTTAACCCTAATAATTCACATAAAATCACTTTATTAATGGCATCATGAGCCACAACAATGCCGATTTTGGGATTTGGGTCGTTGCTATAATTCTTAACAATTTCTTGCCAGCAAGCAACTGCTCGATCCCAAACCTGTTGTAAGGTTTCTCCTTCTGGCATTTGCACCGTTTCTGGAGCATCTTTCCACTGTTTGAGCATTCCAGGAAAGTTGGCTTCTATTTCTGTTTCGAGTTTTCCTTCCCAGAGTCCATGACAAATTTCTGTTAAGGCAGGTCGTAGGTCTAGGGTTATATCTGAGTGATATTGTAGGATAATTTCGGCGGTTTCTTTGGGTCGTAATAAGGGACTACTGACACCAAAATCAATGTTAATTTCTTTGAGAAAATCTGCTGCTTTTTGAGCTTGCTTTTTACCGTTTTCGTTAAGAGGAATATCTCGAATGCCTTGGAATCTAGATTCACGGTTCCATTGGGTTTCTCCGTGACGAATAAAGAGTAATCTCAGAACATTATCTGCTGAACGAGGGGGAGGAATAGGAATGCCTAAATGGGAGGTTTGATTAAGGGATTCAAGTTGCACT from Crocosphaera subtropica ATCC 51142 includes these protein-coding regions:
- a CDS encoding histidine phosphatase family protein, which encodes MTTRVIIVRHGQSSYNAQRLIQGRSDESVVTEKGRQDAQKVGNTLSSLTIDAIYCSPLQRARTTAEIIQNCFKEPPTLSPTEQLREVDLPLWEKLHKDEVAKKFPEDYKCWKQRPHEFKMVLSTSEGQREHFPVLSLYEQAQEFWKNLLEKHQNQTILIVAHNGINRCLIMSAIGVPPSHYHRIQQSNCCINVLNFTGSWGETVQLESLNQTSHLGIPIPPPRSADNVLRLLFIRHGETQWNRESRFQGIRDIPLNENGKKQAQKAADFLKEINIDFGVSSPLLRPKETAEIILQYHSDITLDLRPALTEICHGLWEGKLETEIEANFPGMLKQWKDAPETVQMPEGETLQQVWDRAVACWQEIVKNYSNDPNPKIGIVVAHDAINKVILCELLGLNPANFWNIKQGNGCVSVIDYPKGVDGHPVLQAINLTSHLGGVLDQTAAGAL